In Burkholderia savannae, one genomic interval encodes:
- a CDS encoding solute carrier family 23 protein: MADSYFPRWRAPSRDDAARVVAPDERLPWPQTFAMGVQHVVAMFGSTVLAPLLMGFDPNLCILMSGIGTLLFFALVGGRVPSYLGSSFAFIGLVIAVTGYGGSGANPNIPVALGGIVACGVAYALIGVVVSAVGTRWIEALMPPVVTGSIVAVIGLNLAPIAVKGVSASTFDSTLALVTVLCVGGVAVFARGMLQRLLILVGVLIAYAIYAALTNGMGLGKPIDFASVANAAWFGVPTFHRPVFDPHAILLIAPVAVILVAENLGHIKAVSAMTGRNLDRYVGRAFVGDGLATIVSGSMGGTGVTTYAENIGVMAVTRIYSTLVFVAAGLIAIALGFSPKFGAVIQTIPGPVLGGVSIVVFGLIAVTGARIWVVNRVDFSDNRNLIVAAVTLVLGAGDFSLKFGGFALGGIGTATFGAIILYALLRKEKEPGPMV, translated from the coding sequence ATGGCCGATTCCTATTTCCCGCGTTGGCGCGCGCCGTCGCGCGACGACGCGGCCCGCGTCGTCGCGCCCGACGAGCGCCTGCCGTGGCCGCAGACGTTCGCGATGGGCGTGCAGCACGTCGTCGCGATGTTCGGCTCGACGGTGCTCGCCCCGCTTCTGATGGGCTTCGATCCGAATCTCTGCATCCTGATGTCCGGAATCGGCACGTTGCTGTTCTTCGCGCTCGTCGGCGGCCGCGTGCCGAGCTATCTCGGCTCGAGCTTCGCGTTCATCGGCCTCGTGATCGCGGTGACGGGCTACGGCGGCAGCGGCGCGAATCCGAACATCCCCGTCGCGCTCGGCGGGATCGTCGCGTGCGGCGTCGCCTATGCGCTGATCGGCGTCGTCGTGTCGGCGGTCGGCACGCGCTGGATCGAGGCGCTGATGCCGCCCGTCGTCACGGGCTCGATCGTCGCGGTGATCGGCCTCAATCTCGCGCCGATCGCGGTGAAGGGCGTGTCCGCGTCGACGTTCGATTCCACGCTTGCGCTCGTGACCGTGCTTTGCGTCGGCGGCGTCGCGGTGTTCGCGCGCGGGATGCTGCAGCGGCTCCTGATTCTCGTCGGCGTGCTGATCGCGTACGCGATCTATGCGGCGCTCACCAACGGCATGGGGCTCGGCAAGCCGATCGATTTCGCGAGCGTCGCGAACGCCGCTTGGTTCGGCGTGCCGACGTTTCACCGCCCCGTGTTCGATCCGCACGCGATCCTGCTGATCGCGCCCGTCGCGGTGATCCTCGTCGCCGAGAATCTCGGCCACATCAAGGCGGTGAGCGCGATGACGGGCCGCAACCTCGACCGCTACGTCGGCCGCGCGTTCGTCGGCGACGGGCTCGCGACGATCGTCTCCGGCAGCATGGGCGGCACGGGCGTGACGACGTATGCGGAGAACATCGGCGTGATGGCGGTGACGCGGATCTACTCGACGCTCGTGTTCGTCGCGGCCGGGCTGATCGCGATCGCGCTCGGCTTCTCGCCGAAGTTCGGCGCGGTGATTCAGACGATTCCGGGGCCGGTGCTGGGCGGGGTGTCGATCGTCGTGTTCGGGCTCATCGCGGTGACGGGCGCACGGATCTGGGTCGTGAACCGCGTCGACTTTTCCGACAACCGGAATCTGATCGTCGCCGCCGTCACGCTCGTGCTCGGCGCGGGCGACTTCTCGCTGAAGTTCGGCGGCTTCGCGCTCGGCGGGATCGGCACCGCGACGTTCGGCGCGATCATCCTATACGCGCTGCTGCGCAAGGAGAAGGAGCCGGGGCCGATGGTGTGA
- the flgL gene encoding flagellar hook-associated protein FlgL: protein MRISSSQLYSLNVSMMNDQQAQIAQLYQQVASGVSLTTPADNPLAAAQAVQLTATSATLAQYTSNQSTVLTSLQTESSTLTSVSDALNAAYQTIMHAGDGGLSDSDRAALAAQLQGSRDHLLTLANTTDGAGNYVFAGFQPTTAPFANKAGGGVNYSGDYGSRVVQIADTNTVSQGDNGASVFLSVPFLGSLPVPAAAASNTGTGTVGAVSITNPSDPTNAHQFTITFGGTAAAPTYTVTDNTVQPPTTSAAQPYSSGQGINLGGQTVAVSGTPAAGDQFTVTPAPQSGADVFATLDTAIAALKAPVGNSPTASTALSNAMATASTKLMNTLTNVLTVQASVGGRMQEVKAIQSVTSTNSLQAANSLSNLTDTNLPAAISQFLQLQNSLSAAQKAFVQMQNLSLFQYLNP from the coding sequence ATGCGCATTTCCAGCTCTCAGCTCTACAGCCTGAACGTCAGCATGATGAACGACCAACAGGCGCAGATCGCTCAGCTCTACCAGCAGGTGGCGAGCGGCGTCAGCCTGACGACGCCCGCCGACAACCCGCTCGCGGCCGCGCAGGCGGTGCAGCTGACGGCCACGTCGGCGACGCTCGCGCAGTACACGTCGAACCAGTCGACGGTGCTGACGTCGCTGCAGACCGAATCCTCGACGCTCACGAGCGTGAGCGACGCGCTCAACGCCGCGTATCAGACGATCATGCACGCGGGCGACGGCGGATTGTCGGACAGCGATCGCGCGGCGCTCGCCGCTCAGCTCCAGGGTTCGCGCGATCACCTGCTCACGCTCGCGAACACGACGGACGGCGCGGGCAACTACGTGTTCGCGGGCTTCCAGCCGACGACCGCGCCGTTCGCGAACAAGGCGGGCGGGGGCGTCAACTACAGCGGCGACTACGGCTCGCGCGTCGTGCAGATCGCCGACACGAACACGGTCTCGCAGGGCGACAACGGCGCGAGCGTGTTCCTGTCGGTGCCGTTCCTCGGCAGCCTTCCGGTGCCGGCCGCGGCCGCGAGCAACACGGGCACGGGCACGGTCGGCGCGGTCAGCATCACGAATCCGTCCGATCCGACCAACGCGCACCAGTTCACGATCACCTTCGGCGGCACGGCGGCGGCGCCTACCTATACGGTGACCGACAACACGGTCCAGCCGCCGACGACGAGCGCCGCGCAGCCATACTCGTCGGGCCAGGGGATCAACCTCGGCGGGCAGACGGTCGCGGTGTCGGGCACGCCGGCGGCGGGCGACCAGTTCACGGTGACGCCCGCCCCGCAATCGGGCGCCGACGTATTCGCGACGCTCGACACGGCGATCGCCGCTTTGAAGGCGCCCGTCGGCAACAGCCCGACCGCGTCGACCGCGCTCTCGAACGCGATGGCCACCGCATCGACAAAGCTGATGAACACGCTGACGAACGTGCTGACCGTGCAGGCCTCGGTCGGCGGCCGCATGCAGGAGGTGAAGGCGATACAGTCGGTGACGTCGACGAATTCGCTGCAGGCGGCGAACAGCCTGTCGAACCTGACCGACACGAATCTGCCCGCCGCGATCAGCCAGTTCCTGCAACTGCAGAATTCGCTGAGCGCCGCGCAGAAGGCGTTCGTGCAGATGCAGAACCTGTCGCTGTTCCAGTATCTGAATCCGTAA
- the flgK gene encoding flagellar hook-associated protein FlgK has product MSNTLMNLGISGLNAALWGITTTGQNISNSATPGYSVERPVYSEASGQYTSSGYLPQGVTTVTVQRQYSQYLSNQLNAAQTQGSSLSTYYSLVAQLNNYVGSPTAGISTAITNYFTGLQTVANNAADPSARQTAISNAQTLASQLVAAGQQYSQLRQSVNSQLTDTVTQINSYTAQIAQLNEQIASASAQGQPPNQLLDQRDLAVSNLSQLAGVQVVQSSGSYSVFLSGGQPLVVGNASYQLAAVASKSDPSELTIVSQGVAGANPQGSPQYLPDVSLTGGTLGGLLAFRSQTLDPAQAQLGALAVSFASQVNAQNALGIDLSGNPGGNLFTAGGPTVYANQGNTGGATLSVSFANGSQPTSSDYSLSYDGSKYTLTDRATGSVVGTATPTTNPPTMTIGGLNLSLSATPAAGDAFTVLPTRGALDGFALATSSGSAIAAASPVLAAATSTNSGTGAITQGSVSAGYQLPSGTTTLTYNASSKTLSGFPVGTTVTIAGTPPTSVNITSATTPVPYDASVGASLTISSTTQPAPSGVMNGVSVSLSGAPADGDQFTIGANKGTNDGRNALALSQLVSSKTMNNGTTTLTGAYAGYVNAIGNAASQLKASSTAQTALVGQITAQQQAVSGVNQNEEAANLMQYQQLYQANAKVIQTADSLFQTVLGLFN; this is encoded by the coding sequence ATGTCCAATACCCTCATGAACCTCGGGATCAGCGGCCTGAACGCCGCGCTCTGGGGGATCACCACGACCGGTCAGAACATCAGCAATTCGGCGACGCCCGGTTATTCGGTCGAGCGCCCCGTGTATTCGGAGGCGAGCGGCCAGTACACGAGCAGCGGCTATTTGCCGCAAGGCGTGACGACCGTGACGGTCCAGCGGCAGTACAGCCAGTATCTGTCGAACCAGCTCAACGCGGCGCAGACGCAAGGCAGCTCGCTGTCGACCTACTATTCGCTCGTCGCGCAACTGAACAACTACGTCGGCAGCCCGACGGCCGGCATCTCGACCGCGATCACGAACTACTTCACCGGCCTGCAGACGGTCGCGAACAACGCGGCCGATCCGTCCGCGCGGCAGACCGCGATCAGCAACGCGCAGACGCTCGCGAGCCAGCTCGTCGCCGCGGGCCAGCAGTATTCGCAACTGCGGCAGAGCGTGAATTCTCAGCTCACCGACACCGTCACGCAGATCAACAGCTACACCGCGCAGATCGCGCAGCTCAACGAGCAGATCGCGTCGGCGAGCGCGCAGGGGCAGCCGCCGAACCAACTGCTCGACCAGCGCGATCTCGCGGTGTCGAACCTGTCGCAGCTCGCCGGCGTGCAGGTCGTGCAGAGCAGCGGCAGCTACAGCGTGTTCCTTTCGGGCGGCCAGCCGCTCGTCGTCGGGAATGCGAGCTATCAGTTGGCCGCGGTCGCGTCGAAGTCCGATCCGAGCGAGCTCACGATCGTGTCGCAGGGCGTCGCGGGCGCGAATCCGCAGGGCAGCCCGCAGTACCTGCCCGACGTGTCACTGACGGGCGGCACGCTGGGCGGCCTGCTCGCGTTCCGCAGCCAGACGCTCGATCCGGCGCAGGCGCAGCTCGGCGCGCTCGCGGTCAGCTTCGCGTCGCAGGTCAATGCGCAGAACGCGCTCGGCATCGACCTGTCGGGCAATCCGGGCGGCAACCTGTTCACGGCCGGCGGCCCGACCGTCTACGCGAATCAGGGCAATACCGGCGGCGCGACGCTGTCCGTGTCGTTCGCGAACGGCTCGCAGCCGACGTCGAGCGACTATTCGCTGTCGTACGACGGCTCGAAGTACACGCTGACCGATCGCGCGACGGGCAGCGTCGTCGGCACCGCGACGCCGACCACCAACCCGCCGACGATGACGATCGGCGGCTTGAATCTGTCGCTTTCGGCCACGCCCGCCGCGGGCGACGCGTTCACCGTGCTGCCGACGCGCGGCGCGCTCGACGGCTTCGCGCTCGCCACTTCGAGCGGCTCGGCGATCGCGGCCGCGTCGCCGGTGCTCGCGGCGGCCACGTCGACGAACAGCGGCACGGGCGCGATCACGCAGGGCTCGGTGAGCGCGGGCTATCAACTGCCGTCCGGCACGACGACGCTCACCTACAACGCGTCGTCGAAGACGCTCTCCGGCTTCCCGGTCGGCACGACGGTGACGATCGCGGGCACGCCGCCGACGTCGGTCAACATCACGAGCGCGACGACGCCCGTGCCTTACGATGCGTCGGTCGGCGCGTCGCTGACGATCTCGAGCACGACGCAGCCCGCGCCGTCCGGCGTGATGAACGGCGTGAGCGTGTCGCTGTCGGGCGCGCCCGCGGACGGCGATCAGTTCACGATCGGCGCGAACAAGGGCACGAACGACGGCCGCAACGCGCTCGCGCTGTCGCAGCTCGTGAGCTCGAAGACGATGAACAACGGCACGACCACGCTGACGGGCGCGTACGCGGGCTACGTGAACGCGATCGGCAACGCGGCGAGCCAGCTGAAGGCGTCGAGCACCGCGCAGACGGCGCTCGTCGGCCAGATCACGGCGCAGCAGCAGGCGGTGTCGGGCGTGAACCAGAACGAGGAAGCGGCGAACCTGATGCAGTACCAGCAGTTGTATCAGGCGAACGCGAAGGTGATCCAGACGGCGGACTCGCTGTTCCAGACCGTGCTCGGTCTGTTCAACTGA
- a CDS encoding flagellar brake protein — MNTEQSTSQAASAAAHSGHDYGRRNPLEIGVQLRNLVNRGDFLTVQYQGGQLVTRILDVDVGARTFVFDWGALADQNAGILAAPDCVFHAAPEGVRVEFSTATPRETRYENLPAFEADFPDVLYCVQRREYFRVDAPILDPYVCRGKLPDGETFLFEVHNLSLGGLGLRTVDERVSTLELGTTLPDVELNLNGHGMLSLDLQLVSHRSTDAPNGTRRYQLGFRFLSLPGSAENTLQRLITQLEMKRRQLARA; from the coding sequence ATGAATACCGAACAGTCGACGAGTCAGGCCGCGAGCGCCGCCGCGCATTCCGGCCATGATTACGGCCGCCGCAATCCGCTCGAGATCGGCGTGCAGCTGCGCAATCTCGTCAATCGAGGAGATTTCCTGACCGTCCAGTACCAGGGCGGTCAGCTTGTCACGCGCATTCTCGACGTCGACGTCGGCGCGCGAACCTTCGTGTTCGACTGGGGCGCGCTCGCCGACCAGAACGCGGGCATCCTCGCCGCGCCGGACTGCGTGTTTCATGCGGCGCCGGAGGGCGTGCGCGTCGAATTCTCGACCGCGACCCCGCGCGAGACCCGCTACGAGAACCTTCCCGCGTTCGAAGCCGATTTCCCCGACGTGCTGTACTGCGTGCAGCGCCGCGAATATTTCCGCGTCGACGCGCCGATCCTCGATCCTTACGTGTGCCGCGGCAAGCTGCCGGACGGCGAGACTTTCCTGTTCGAAGTGCACAACCTGTCGCTCGGCGGCCTCGGGTTGCGCACGGTCGACGAGCGCGTGTCGACGCTCGAGCTCGGCACGACGCTGCCCGACGTCGAATTGAACCTGAACGGCCATGGGATGCTGTCGCTCGATCTGCAGCTCGTGTCGCACCGCTCGACCGACGCGCCGAACGGCACGCGCCGCTACCAACTGGGCTTTCGCTTCCTGTCGCTGCCGGGCAGCGCGGAGAACACGCTGCAGCGCCTCATCACGCAGCTCGAGATGAAGCGCCGGCAGCTCGCGCGGGCCTGA
- the flgJ gene encoding flagellar assembly peptidoglycan hydrolase FlgJ gives MTTFTKANDLSQRFALDVQGFDALRSKAAAATPREGVKMVAGQFDAMFTQMMLKSMRDATPSDSPFDSNSTKTYTSMLDQQLAQQLSSKGIGVADALTKQLMRNANVAPDTQSEGGMAAMSALAKAYANANGAPGNGALAGKRGYSAASALTPPLKGNGGSERAAAFVEKMAGAAQAASAATGIPARFIVGQAALESGWGKREIRGANGESSYNVFGIKATKGWTGRTVSAVTTEYSNGKPHRVVAQFRAYDSYEHAMTDYASLLKNNPRYAGVLNSGQSAEGFAHGMQKAGYATDPHYAKKLISIMQQIG, from the coding sequence GTGACGACTTTCACGAAAGCGAACGATCTGTCGCAGCGCTTCGCGCTCGACGTTCAAGGGTTCGACGCGCTGCGCTCGAAGGCCGCGGCGGCGACGCCGCGCGAAGGCGTGAAGATGGTCGCGGGCCAGTTCGACGCGATGTTCACGCAGATGATGCTCAAGAGCATGCGCGACGCGACGCCGTCGGACAGCCCGTTCGATTCGAACTCGACGAAGACGTACACGTCGATGCTCGACCAGCAGCTCGCGCAGCAGCTGTCGTCGAAGGGAATCGGCGTCGCCGACGCGCTGACGAAGCAGCTGATGCGCAACGCGAATGTCGCGCCCGACACGCAGAGCGAAGGCGGCATGGCCGCGATGAGCGCGCTCGCGAAGGCGTATGCGAACGCGAACGGGGCGCCCGGCAACGGCGCGCTCGCGGGCAAGCGCGGCTATTCGGCGGCGAGCGCGCTCACGCCGCCGCTCAAGGGCAACGGCGGCTCCGAGCGGGCGGCCGCGTTCGTCGAGAAGATGGCGGGCGCCGCGCAGGCGGCGAGCGCGGCCACCGGCATTCCGGCGCGCTTCATCGTCGGCCAGGCGGCGCTCGAATCGGGCTGGGGCAAGCGCGAGATCCGCGGCGCGAACGGCGAATCGAGCTACAACGTATTCGGCATCAAGGCGACGAAGGGCTGGACGGGGCGCACGGTGTCGGCCGTCACGACCGAGTATTCGAACGGCAAGCCGCACCGCGTCGTCGCGCAGTTCCGCGCGTACGACTCGTACGAGCACGCGATGACCGACTACGCGAGCCTGTTGAAGAACAACCCGCGCTACGCGGGCGTGCTGAACTCGGGGCAGAGCGCGGAAGGCTTCGCGCACGGGATGCAGAAGGCCGGCTATGCGACCGATCCGCACTACGCGAAAAAGCTGATTTCGATCATGCAGCAGATCGGCTGA
- a CDS encoding flagellar basal body P-ring protein FlgI, producing MRTLLARVVRPLVRSNRRAAARCALAACALALAFAPVAARAERLKDLAQIQGVRDNPLIGYGLVVGLDGTGDQTMQTPFTTQTLANMLANLGISINNGAANGGGSSAMTNMQLKNVAAVMVTATLPPFARPGEAIDVTVSSLGNAKSLRGGTLLLTPLKGADGQVYALAQGNMAVGGAGAAANGSRVQVNQLAAGRVAGGAIVERSVPNALAQMNGTLQLQLNDMDYGTAQRIVSAVNSSFGAGTATALDGRTIQLTAPADSAQQVAFMARLQNLEVSPEKAAAKVILNARTGSIVMNQMVTLQNCAVAHGNLSVIVNTQPVVSQPGPFSNGQTVVAQQSQIQLKQDNGSLRMVTAGANLAEVVKALNSLGATPADLMSILQAMKAAGALRADLEII from the coding sequence ATGCGTACCTTGCTCGCGCGCGTCGTGCGCCCTCTCGTCCGATCGAATCGCCGCGCGGCGGCGCGCTGCGCGCTCGCCGCCTGCGCGCTCGCGCTCGCATTCGCGCCCGTCGCCGCGCGCGCGGAGCGCCTGAAGGATCTCGCGCAGATCCAGGGCGTGCGCGACAACCCGCTGATCGGCTACGGCCTCGTCGTCGGCCTCGACGGCACCGGCGACCAGACGATGCAGACGCCGTTCACCACGCAGACGCTCGCGAACATGCTCGCGAACCTCGGCATCTCGATCAACAACGGCGCGGCGAACGGCGGCGGCTCGTCGGCGATGACGAACATGCAGCTGAAGAACGTCGCCGCGGTGATGGTGACGGCGACGCTGCCGCCGTTCGCGCGGCCGGGCGAGGCGATCGACGTGACGGTGTCGTCGCTCGGCAACGCGAAGAGCCTGCGCGGCGGCACGCTGCTGCTCACGCCCCTGAAGGGCGCGGACGGCCAGGTGTACGCGCTCGCGCAGGGCAACATGGCGGTGGGCGGCGCGGGCGCGGCGGCGAACGGCAGCCGCGTGCAGGTGAACCAGCTCGCGGCGGGGCGGGTCGCGGGCGGCGCGATCGTCGAGCGCTCGGTGCCGAACGCGCTCGCGCAGATGAACGGCACGCTGCAGCTGCAATTGAACGACATGGATTACGGCACCGCGCAGCGGATCGTGTCGGCGGTGAACTCGAGCTTCGGCGCGGGCACCGCGACGGCGCTCGACGGCCGCACGATCCAGCTGACGGCGCCCGCCGATTCGGCGCAGCAGGTCGCGTTCATGGCGCGGCTGCAGAACCTCGAAGTGAGCCCCGAGAAGGCGGCGGCGAAGGTGATCCTGAACGCGCGCACGGGCTCGATCGTGATGAATCAGATGGTGACGCTGCAGAACTGCGCGGTCGCGCACGGCAATCTGTCGGTCATCGTCAATACGCAGCCCGTCGTGTCGCAGCCGGGGCCGTTCTCGAATGGCCAGACGGTCGTCGCGCAGCAGTCGCAGATCCAGCTCAAGCAGGACAACGGCTCGCTGCGGATGGTGACGGCGGGCGCGAACCTCGCCGAAGTGGTGAAGGCGCTCAACTCGCTCGGCGCGACGCCCGCGGATCTGATGTCGATCCTTCAGGCGATGAAGGCGGCGGGCGCGCTGCGCGCGGATCTGGAGATCATCTAA